A window of Rhinatrema bivittatum chromosome 2, aRhiBiv1.1, whole genome shotgun sequence contains these coding sequences:
- the LOC115084191 gene encoding polycomb complex protein BMI-1 isoform X2: protein MPSPRSGERIAFFKAKMHRTTRIKITELNPHLMCVLCGGYFIDATTIIECLHSFCKTCIVGYLETNKYCPICDVQVHKTRPLLNIRADKTLQDIVYKLVPGLFKNEMKRRRDFYAAHPSADAANGSNEDRGEVADEDKRIITDDEIISLSIEFFDQTRLDGKGNKEKEKSKEEVNDKRYLRCPAAMTVMHLRKFLRSKMDIPNIFQIDVMYEEEPLKDYYTLMDIAYIYTWRRNGPLPLKYRVRQTCKRMKISQQADGLNNMSGELESDSSSEKAGSPAGVPSTSSCLPSPSTPVQSPHPQFPHISSTMNGTSANTSNNHQSPFSNRSRKGSLNGSSATSSG, encoded by the exons ATGCCAAGTCCCCGGTCCGGAGAGAG AATCGccttttttaaagcaaaaatgcATCGAACAACCAGAATCAAAATAACGGAGCTAAACCCTCATTTAATGTGTGTGCTTTGTGGCGGATACTTCATTGATGCAACAACCATAATAGAGTGTCTACATTCCT TTTGTAAAACCTGCATCGTGGGTTACCTGGAGACAAACAAGTATTGTCCTATCTGTGATGTCCAAGTTCATAAGACCAGACCATTGCTCAATATAAG GGCAGATAAAACTCTTCAAGACATTGTGTATAAATTAGTACCCGGCCTTTTTAAAA atGAGATGAAACGAAGAAGAGATTTTTATGCAGCTCATCCTTCTGCTGATG CTGCCAATGGTTCTAATGAAGACAGGGGGGAAGTTGCAGATGAAGACAAAAGAATTATCACAGATGATGAGATCATAAGCTTATCAATAGAATTTTTTGACCAAACCAG actggatggaaaaggaaataaagaaaaagagaaatcaaaGGAAGAG GTAAATGACAAAAGATATTTACGCTGCCCAGCAGCCATGACTGTAATGCATCTAAGAAAGTTTCTCAGGAGTAAAATGGATATACCCAATATTTTTCAG ATTGATGTAATGTATGAAGAGGAACCCTTAAAAGACTACTATACATTAATGGACATCGCCTATATATACACTTGGAGAAGG AATGGGCCTCTCCCTCTTAAGTACCGAGTCCGACAGACGTGTAAAAGAATGAAGATCAGTCAGCAGGCCGACGGGTTAAATAATATGAGCGGGGAACTGGAAAGTGACTCAAGCAGTGAAAAGGCCGGCAGCCCGGCAGGAGTGCCGTCCACCTCCTCTTGTTTGCCAAGTCCCAGCACCCCAGTGCAGTCCCCCCACCCTCAGTTCCCGCACATCTCCAGCACCATGAACGGAACCAGCGCCAACACCAGCAACAATCACCAGTCTCCTTTCAGCAACCGCTCCAGGAAAGGCTCGCTAAACGGCTCCTCGGCCACGTCTTCCGGCTGA
- the LOC115084191 gene encoding polycomb complex protein BMI-1 isoform X1 produces the protein MRGRRQLRAARSLGMGAGLRGARGQLPAFGQRIAFFKAKMHRTTRIKITELNPHLMCVLCGGYFIDATTIIECLHSFCKTCIVGYLETNKYCPICDVQVHKTRPLLNIRADKTLQDIVYKLVPGLFKNEMKRRRDFYAAHPSADAANGSNEDRGEVADEDKRIITDDEIISLSIEFFDQTRLDGKGNKEKEKSKEEVNDKRYLRCPAAMTVMHLRKFLRSKMDIPNIFQIDVMYEEEPLKDYYTLMDIAYIYTWRRNGPLPLKYRVRQTCKRMKISQQADGLNNMSGELESDSSSEKAGSPAGVPSTSSCLPSPSTPVQSPHPQFPHISSTMNGTSANTSNNHQSPFSNRSRKGSLNGSSATSSG, from the exons ATGCGGGGGCGCCGCCAGCTCCGGGCCGCCCGATCTCTAGGGATGGGAGCCGGGCTGCGGGGAGCAAGGGGACAGCTGCCAGCCTTCGGCCAAAG AATCGccttttttaaagcaaaaatgcATCGAACAACCAGAATCAAAATAACGGAGCTAAACCCTCATTTAATGTGTGTGCTTTGTGGCGGATACTTCATTGATGCAACAACCATAATAGAGTGTCTACATTCCT TTTGTAAAACCTGCATCGTGGGTTACCTGGAGACAAACAAGTATTGTCCTATCTGTGATGTCCAAGTTCATAAGACCAGACCATTGCTCAATATAAG GGCAGATAAAACTCTTCAAGACATTGTGTATAAATTAGTACCCGGCCTTTTTAAAA atGAGATGAAACGAAGAAGAGATTTTTATGCAGCTCATCCTTCTGCTGATG CTGCCAATGGTTCTAATGAAGACAGGGGGGAAGTTGCAGATGAAGACAAAAGAATTATCACAGATGATGAGATCATAAGCTTATCAATAGAATTTTTTGACCAAACCAG actggatggaaaaggaaataaagaaaaagagaaatcaaaGGAAGAG GTAAATGACAAAAGATATTTACGCTGCCCAGCAGCCATGACTGTAATGCATCTAAGAAAGTTTCTCAGGAGTAAAATGGATATACCCAATATTTTTCAG ATTGATGTAATGTATGAAGAGGAACCCTTAAAAGACTACTATACATTAATGGACATCGCCTATATATACACTTGGAGAAGG AATGGGCCTCTCCCTCTTAAGTACCGAGTCCGACAGACGTGTAAAAGAATGAAGATCAGTCAGCAGGCCGACGGGTTAAATAATATGAGCGGGGAACTGGAAAGTGACTCAAGCAGTGAAAAGGCCGGCAGCCCGGCAGGAGTGCCGTCCACCTCCTCTTGTTTGCCAAGTCCCAGCACCCCAGTGCAGTCCCCCCACCCTCAGTTCCCGCACATCTCCAGCACCATGAACGGAACCAGCGCCAACACCAGCAACAATCACCAGTCTCCTTTCAGCAACCGCTCCAGGAAAGGCTCGCTAAACGGCTCCTCGGCCACGTCTTCCGGCTGA
- the LOC115084191 gene encoding polycomb complex protein BMI-1 isoform X3: MHRTTRIKITELNPHLMCVLCGGYFIDATTIIECLHSFCKTCIVGYLETNKYCPICDVQVHKTRPLLNIRADKTLQDIVYKLVPGLFKNEMKRRRDFYAAHPSADAANGSNEDRGEVADEDKRIITDDEIISLSIEFFDQTRLDGKGNKEKEKSKEEVNDKRYLRCPAAMTVMHLRKFLRSKMDIPNIFQIDVMYEEEPLKDYYTLMDIAYIYTWRRNGPLPLKYRVRQTCKRMKISQQADGLNNMSGELESDSSSEKAGSPAGVPSTSSCLPSPSTPVQSPHPQFPHISSTMNGTSANTSNNHQSPFSNRSRKGSLNGSSATSSG, from the exons atgcATCGAACAACCAGAATCAAAATAACGGAGCTAAACCCTCATTTAATGTGTGTGCTTTGTGGCGGATACTTCATTGATGCAACAACCATAATAGAGTGTCTACATTCCT TTTGTAAAACCTGCATCGTGGGTTACCTGGAGACAAACAAGTATTGTCCTATCTGTGATGTCCAAGTTCATAAGACCAGACCATTGCTCAATATAAG GGCAGATAAAACTCTTCAAGACATTGTGTATAAATTAGTACCCGGCCTTTTTAAAA atGAGATGAAACGAAGAAGAGATTTTTATGCAGCTCATCCTTCTGCTGATG CTGCCAATGGTTCTAATGAAGACAGGGGGGAAGTTGCAGATGAAGACAAAAGAATTATCACAGATGATGAGATCATAAGCTTATCAATAGAATTTTTTGACCAAACCAG actggatggaaaaggaaataaagaaaaagagaaatcaaaGGAAGAG GTAAATGACAAAAGATATTTACGCTGCCCAGCAGCCATGACTGTAATGCATCTAAGAAAGTTTCTCAGGAGTAAAATGGATATACCCAATATTTTTCAG ATTGATGTAATGTATGAAGAGGAACCCTTAAAAGACTACTATACATTAATGGACATCGCCTATATATACACTTGGAGAAGG AATGGGCCTCTCCCTCTTAAGTACCGAGTCCGACAGACGTGTAAAAGAATGAAGATCAGTCAGCAGGCCGACGGGTTAAATAATATGAGCGGGGAACTGGAAAGTGACTCAAGCAGTGAAAAGGCCGGCAGCCCGGCAGGAGTGCCGTCCACCTCCTCTTGTTTGCCAAGTCCCAGCACCCCAGTGCAGTCCCCCCACCCTCAGTTCCCGCACATCTCCAGCACCATGAACGGAACCAGCGCCAACACCAGCAACAATCACCAGTCTCCTTTCAGCAACCGCTCCAGGAAAGGCTCGCTAAACGGCTCCTCGGCCACGTCTTCCGGCTGA
- the COMMD3 gene encoding COMM domain-containing protein 3, translating into MELSDAVRSGLQLLADRGCFPRAAFAALVQGAFRSLVDAQAAASLDHPDLKHIEMTILKHCHAATATCIVEAVKQNTDMSTISSYLEDCKLDKERIEHFCTEFQKYKDTLEILLGSIGRCPLHITDVSWRLEYQIKTNQLHKTHGPAYLVNFNVENNDSRAHPDVSFSCSMEQLQDLVGKLKDAAKSLERAAQM; encoded by the exons ATGGAGCTGTCGGACGCGGTGCGCTCGGGCTTGCAGCTCCTGGCCGATCGCGGCTGCTTTCCGCGGGCAGCCTTCGCCGCCCTGGTGCAAGGGGCTTTCCGGAGCCTGGTGGATGCGCAGGCCGCGGCCAGCCTGG atCACCCAGACCTGAAACATATTGAGATGACAATATTAAAACATTGTCACGCAGCAACTGCGACTTGTATTGTGGAGGCTGTAAAGCAGAATACAGACATGTCGACAATAAG CTCCTATCTTGAAGATTGTAAGCTTGACAAAGAAAGGATAGAacatttttgcacagaatttcag AAATACAAAGATACTTTGGAAATCTTACTGGGGAG CATAGGCAGATGTCCCCTGCATATAACCGATGTGTCCTGGCGTTTGGAATATCAAATAAAG ACCAATCAACTTCATAAAACCCATGGACCTGCTTATCTGGTGAACTTTAATGTAGAG AATAATGATTCGAGAGCACATCCAGATGTTAGTTTTAGTTGTTCTATGGAGCAATTACAG GACCTGGtaggaaaactgaaagatgcagcaaAAAGCCTAGAACGAGCAGCTCAGATGTGA